In the genome of Sphaeramia orbicularis chromosome 13, fSphaOr1.1, whole genome shotgun sequence, one region contains:
- the ccdc9 gene encoding LOW QUALITY PROTEIN: coiled-coil domain-containing protein 9 (The sequence of the model RefSeq protein was modified relative to this genomic sequence to represent the inferred CDS: inserted 2 bases in 1 codon) → MSSAVDLKSKEEKDAELDKRIEALRKKNEALVKRYQEIEEDKKKAEQEGIAVTTPRKPRPHESETDRRKTEKENFTVTVDLSKPTGEKRVVNDWKPSTPRGRKTSEESDGQRGPSPPGGRVRPGSAEEDVEDGEGRGGGGEEEGRRRGGDGGGGRQERRDREPRTPRDGEPGEMGGPGRRGGRRGRGGGGGGGGGGGGTPGGMDRKSKEWEEKRRQNIEKMNEEMERIAEYERGQRPDGDKPIRNFLDDPRRSGPAPDTDRKEGSRRHVRNWGGLDFDNVKTGAELEKEWTSRRPGPKGSVDMTMSMTGRERAEYLRWKKEREQIDEERLARHRNATGQWRREWDAQKTDNMFKEDPYVSAEGIAPEQSGRRARGRNSGTEPRGRASDDSKRPPKAPTFGDFLSQGRTQGPRGDRNRGRGQDRKSYSMHDNRWEAEKEEEEEKKEKEDKTKKEEKTKTNEKQEEKPKPPTVQKVDVEEKNVDGXEDEDEWEDASDGEDGGEDEGSSGEGEERDARGDEKKDTGKEKDASPTSPAHRSAGSPKEQRTPRPKVHIPSPTAAQDSPEGGKPLSPFSPLDGHQPVSDWGEEMEMLSPRSSMGGESPLKPPSSDSSPSQKKEEEEKEEKVQSQDVKAPAETQKDQDSDASSPPAKSMLSDSVPADTEPPSDPGVSETSSSFSAAVAEGGEVTTDGDSPAAAPQDKPDPPPGPSDPEPDQSSTDSTGGTTDHSDTVPTAATEDASEQPSTE, encoded by the exons GAAATCGAGGAGGACAAGAAGAAAGCAGAACAGGAGGGAATCGCTGTGACGACGCCCCGGAAGCCCCGCCCCCACGAGTCAGAGACGGACAGAAGGAAGACGGAGAAAGAAAACTTCACGGTCACAGTGGACCTTTCTAAACCGACAGGG GAGAAGAGAGTCGTGAATGACTGGAAACCCTCGACACCTCGGGGCCGGAAAACGTCAGAGGAGAGCGATGGTCAACGAGGTCCGAGCCCTCCAGGAGGACGGGTCAGGCCGGGGTCAGCCGAGGAGGACGTGGAGgacggggaggggaggggaggaggaggggaggaggaggggaggaggaggggcgGTGATGGAGGAGGTGGACGCCAGGAGAGGAGAGACCGAGAACCCAGAACACCCAGAGATGGAGAACCTGGAGAGATGGGAGGACCTGGACGtagaggaggaagacgaggaagaggagggggcggaggaggaggaggaggagggg GAGGGACACCAGGTGGAATGGACAGGAAATCCAAG gaatGGGAGGAGAAGAGGCGACAGAATATTGAGAAGATGAATGAAGAAATGGAGAGAATAGCAGAGTATGAAAGAGGACAGAGG CCGGATGGAGACAAACCGATTCGTAACTTCCTGGATGATCCTCGGCGTTCAGGCCCGGCGCCGGACACGGACCGTAAGGAGGGCAGCAGGAGGCACGTCCGAAACTGGGGAGGGCTTGACTTCGACAATGTGAAGACGGGGGCCGAACTGGAGAAGGAGTGGACA AGTCGAAGGCCTGGCCCCAAAGGCTCGGTGGACATGACCATGTCCATGACGGGTCGAGAACGAGCAGAGTACCTGAGATGGAAGAAGGAGCGCGAGCAGATCGACGAGGAGAGGCTAGCACGCCATCGCAACGCCACCGGCCAATGGAGACGAGAGTGGGACGCACAGAAAACAGACAACAT GTTCAAGGAGGACCCATATGTGTCTGCAGAGGGCATCGCACCGGAGCAGAGCGGCAGGAGAG CCAGGGGGCGTAACTCCGGTACTGAGCCTCGGGGCAGGGCCTCAG ATGACAGTAAGCGTCCTCCTAAAGCTCCGACGTTCGGCGACTTCCTGTCCCAGGGCCGGACTCAGGGGCCCCGAGGCGACAGGAACCGAGGGCGGGGCCAGGACAGAAAGAGCTACAG TATGCATGACAACCGATGGGAagcagagaaggaggaagaggaggagaagaaggaaaaggaggacaagacaaagaaagaggaaaagaccaaaaccaatgagaaacaggaagaaaaacccAAACCCCCGACAGTACAGAAGGTAGAT GTGGAGGAGAAGAACGTGGAtgg ggaggacgaggacgaATGGGAAGACGCCAGCGATGGAGAAGACGGTGGCGAGGATGAAGGCAGCAGCGGCGAGGGTGAAGAACGGGACGCCAGAGGAGACGAGAAGAAAGATACGGGGAAGGAGAAGGACGCCTCCCCGACGTCCCCCGCCCACCGCTCCGCAGGAAGCCCCAAAGAGCAGAGAACCCCCAGGCCCAAAGTCCACATCCCCTCCCCTACGGCAGCCCAGGACTCACCAGAGGGAGGGAAGCCCCTCAGCCCATTCTCACCACTGGATGGACACCAGCCGGTGTCAGACTGGGGTGAGGAGATGGAGATGCTGTCGCCCAGGAGTAGCATGGGAGGAGAGAGCCCCCTGAAGCCCCCCAGCTCTGACTCCAGCCCCTcacagaagaaggaggaggaagagaaggaagagaaggTTCAGAGCCAGGATGTCAAGGCCCCCGCTGAGACCCAGAAGGACCAGGACTCAG ATGCTTCCTCTCCTCCTGCCAAGTCCATGTTGTCAGACTCGGTCCCAGCAGACACTGAGCCGCCGTCTGACCCCGGCGTCTCTGagacttcctcttctttttctgctGCGGTCGCTGAAGGCGGCGAGGTGACGACGGACGGCGACTCACCTGCTGCTGCTCCACAAG ACAAACCGGACCCTCCTCCTGGTCCATCTGATCCTGAACCAGACCAGAGCTCCACGGACTCAACAGGAGGGACAACTGACCACTCGGACACTGTCCCCACAGCAGCGACGGAGGACGCCTCGGAGCAGCC ctcaaCAGAATAA